A genomic window from Streptomyces brevispora includes:
- a CDS encoding NADH-quinone oxidoreductase subunit J family protein, translating to MTVTGSHPGFLSPSGIEIAFVLVGIATLGAALITVTTKQLVHAALWLIVTLGGLAVEYLLLTAEFIAWVQVLIYIGSVVVLLLFGLMLTRAPIGRSPDADSENRWAALAVAVAAAGTLVWVVVDAFRTTWIDLDGPAQGSTEATGAFLFRHWVLPFEALSVLLLAALVGAVVLSRKDREDKS from the coding sequence CGGCTTCCTCTCCCCGAGCGGTATCGAGATCGCCTTCGTCCTGGTCGGCATCGCCACCCTCGGCGCGGCCCTCATCACCGTCACGACCAAGCAACTGGTGCACGCCGCCCTCTGGCTGATCGTGACGCTCGGCGGCCTCGCCGTCGAATACCTCCTGCTCACGGCCGAGTTCATCGCCTGGGTGCAGGTACTGATCTACATCGGTTCCGTCGTCGTCCTCCTGCTGTTCGGCCTGATGCTCACCAGAGCCCCCATCGGCCGCTCCCCGGACGCCGATTCGGAGAACCGCTGGGCCGCCCTGGCAGTGGCCGTCGCCGCCGCCGGCACCCTCGTCTGGGTCGTCGTGGACGCCTTCCGCACCACCTGGATCGACCTGGACGGGCCGGCCCAGGGCTCCACCGAAGCCACCGGCGCCTTCCTCTTCCGGCACTGGGTGCTCCCCTTCGAAGCGCTCTCCGTGCTCCTGCTCGCCGCCCTCGTCGGCGCGGTCGTCCTGTCCCGCAAGGACCGAGA